In Actinomycetota bacterium, the sequence CTCCCGCCGAGCGGTGGATCACGGTTCTGGAGGCAGCGGCCTTCTCCCCCGTCCACGCCCACGTCACCGCGACCGCGCCGGCGACGGTTCCCGACGATCTCGCCGCCACCGTTCGGCGTCTCGGCGCGCTGTTGCCCCAGGTGGCAGTCGCGTTCGGAGTCGAGGTGGCCAAGGGGCCGACACCCAAACCGCTTCGTCCTCAGCGCCCCGCACCGAAGAAGCAGCCCGGCGCCGCGCCAAGTGGCAAAGCAGGCGCTGCCCCGCCCAAGCCGATCCCGGCCCCGCCGACGATCGAGCCGCCAGCCCCCGCAGCAGCCCCCGAGGCACCAGCGGAGATACCGGTCGCCGAGGCACCCGTCGACGAGACACCAGCCGACGAGGCACCGGCCCCCGAGGCACCCGACACCGAGGCCGCGTCGGAGGCACCCGACACCGAGTGACGGTTCGGCTGCGCCTCCGGGGTACAGCTACGGTCCAAGTCCATGTCTGAGATCGTCCAGTACGAAGAGCGTGGGCGCGTCGGCGTCATCACCCTCAACCGCCCGGAGGCCCGCAACGCGGTCAATGCCGCCCTCGCCGAGGGACTCGAGGCCGCCGTCGACCGCCTGGAGGAGAGCGACGCCGTCTGGGTCGGCGTACTGCGCGCCAACACCGAGGGCCAGGAGCGCCCCGTGTTCAGCGCCGGGGCCGACCTGAAAGCGATCAACTCCGGCGAGGGCGCCTCGATCACCACCGCACGCGGTGGCTTCGCCGGCTACGCCTACCGTGAGCGCCGCAAGCCGATCATCGTCGCCGTCGACGGCTTGGCCACCGCGGGAGGATGCGAGATCGTTCTCGCGAGCGACCTGGTCGTGGCCACCACGCGGTCGACGTTCGGGCTCGCCGAGGTGAAGCGCAACCTGGTGGCGGGTGCCGGCGGCCTGTTCCGGCTGCCAAGGGCGATCGGGCAGGCGGCCGCGATGGAGGCGATCCTCACCGGAGAACCTCTGAGCGCCGAGCGGGCGCACCAGCTCGGCCTGGTGAACCGGATCGTCGACCCCGGTCAAGCAGAGGCCGAGGCGATGCGTCTCGCCGAGCAGATCACCGCGAACGCACCGCTGGCCATCTTCGAGAGCCGCAAGGTCGTCCTCGCTGCCGCGTACGAGAGCGAACAGCGCCTGAAGGAGATGACGAACGACGCCATGGGCGTCGTGATGCTCTCGGAGGACCTGAGCGAGGGTCTGGCTGCGTTCATCGAGAAGCGACCGCCGCAATGGAAGGGTCGCTGAGCGCCGACTTCACCTCATTTGGCGTCGAGGCGCTTGTAGAGGGTGATCAAGCGGGCGGTGATGCCTGCCCGTTCGTAGAGGTTCTTCGTCTCCCGGTCCCCCGGAAGCGCCTGGCCCTCGATCGCTTCTGACCCGGCGCGGCGTCCGGCCTCGACCGCAAAGGCGAGCAGGTCGTCTCCCAGACCGAGCCCGCGCGCCTCGGGTGTGACGTAGACGCGCTCGACGACAGCTGCCTGCGGGCTCACCTCGAGGCGCAAGAAGCCGACGACCACCCCGTCGATCGTGCCGACGACGAGTGTTGCCGGCGAGAGAGCGTCGACGGGCGGGTGTTCACGCAGCCACACCTGTCCCCCGCGCTTGCCGGCGACGTCGGCCCTCGCCTCGCGGTCGAGATCGGCCACCGCGCTGTCGTCGGCCGGCCCGGCCGGGCGAACCTCGGTGTTCACGCCGGGCGCGGCTGGAGCTGGTCGATCCGCCCGAGGATCGTGCGGCGGCGGCGATGCGCCTCTTCGTACCGGCGCACCAACTCGAGCTCCTCCCCCGACAGGTCTGCCAGGCGGGCCACGACCTGGGACGCGGCCAGCGTGGCGTAGCCGGCAAGGGCGAGCTCGTCCACCGCC encodes:
- a CDS encoding enoyl-CoA hydratase/isomerase family protein — translated: MSEIVQYEERGRVGVITLNRPEARNAVNAALAEGLEAAVDRLEESDAVWVGVLRANTEGQERPVFSAGADLKAINSGEGASITTARGGFAGYAYRERRKPIIVAVDGLATAGGCEIVLASDLVVATTRSTFGLAEVKRNLVAGAGGLFRLPRAIGQAAAMEAILTGEPLSAERAHQLGLVNRIVDPGQAEAEAMRLAEQITANAPLAIFESRKVVLAAAYESEQRLKEMTNDAMGVVMLSEDLSEGLAAFIEKRPPQWKGR
- a CDS encoding GNAT family N-acetyltransferase, with protein sequence MNTEVRPAGPADDSAVADLDREARADVAGKRGGQVWLREHPPVDALSPATLVVGTIDGVVVGFLRLEVSPQAAVVERVYVTPEARGLGLGDDLLAFAVEAGRRAGSEAIEGQALPGDRETKNLYERAGITARLITLYKRLDAK